A part of Chloroflexota bacterium genomic DNA contains:
- a CDS encoding sugar kinase produces the protein MARIITFGEIMLRLKSPNFERLMQTSLLEATFGGGEANVAVSLANFGLDAAYVTVLPDNDLGEACLREVRKYGVDVSNIKMGSGRMGIYFLEAGANQRPSKVIYDRANSAIALAKRGSLDWDEVFSGGDWFHISGITPALSASAAELALEAVKKAKEHGLTVSCDLNFRSKLWKYGMNAPEIMGELVKSVDICIANEEDVQKSLGIQLDVDVSTGKLDAKDYERLTQKVMERYPNVSKVAITLRESLSASQNNWSACLYDGEAFYTSQKYAITDIVDRVGGGDSFSAGLIYGLLKMGSPQSALEFAVAASCLKHSIYGDFNRVSVSEVEKLMSGNQSGRVQR, from the coding sequence ATGGCTAGGATAATCACATTTGGTGAAATCATGCTTCGGCTGAAATCTCCTAATTTTGAGCGATTAATGCAGACATCTCTTCTGGAAGCGACTTTTGGCGGGGGTGAAGCAAATGTCGCCGTTTCTTTGGCGAATTTTGGGCTGGATGCGGCTTATGTCACTGTGCTGCCGGATAACGATCTTGGAGAAGCCTGCCTAAGGGAAGTTCGCAAGTATGGTGTTGATGTTTCAAATATCAAGATGGGCTCAGGCAGGATGGGCATCTATTTCCTGGAAGCAGGTGCCAACCAGCGACCATCAAAAGTCATTTATGATCGGGCAAACAGCGCTATCGCCCTTGCCAAACGGGGCAGCCTGGATTGGGATGAGGTTTTTTCAGGCGGAGATTGGTTTCACATCAGTGGGATCACGCCTGCTTTAAGTGCATCAGCGGCTGAATTGGCTCTGGAAGCTGTAAAAAAGGCCAAGGAACACGGCTTGACTGTGTCTTGCGATCTTAACTTCCGCTCAAAGCTGTGGAAGTATGGCATGAATGCCCCCGAAATCATGGGCGAGCTTGTCAAATCCGTGGATATCTGCATCGCCAATGAGGAAGATGTCCAGAAGTCCCTGGGGATTCAACTTGATGTGGATGTCTCTACGGGCAAGCTGGACGCAAAGGATTATGAACGGCTTACGCAGAAGGTGATGGAACGCTATCCGAACGTCAGCAAGGTAGCGATTACTCTGCGTGAGAGCCTTAGCGCCAGCCAGAATAATTGGTCAGCCTGCTTATATGATGGAGAGGCTTTCTACACCTCACAAAAATATGCCATAACCGATATTGTGGACCGAGTGGGTGGCGGTGATAGCTTTTCTGCTGGCTTGATCTACGGTTTGCTCAAAATGGGAAGTCCGCAGAGTGCTTTAGAATTCGCTGTGGCTGCGAGCTGCCTGAAACATAGTATCTATGGAGATTTCAATCGGGTAAGTGTTTCTGAGGTCGAAAAACTAATGAGCGGCAATCAATCCGGACGTGTCCAACGGTAG